Below is a window of Streptomyces qaidamensis DNA.
CCAGGTGGAACTCTTCGCGGGAGGGTGTCGGACGCCGCATCACCCGGTCTGAACGGAGTCGGCCGAGGATCTCGACGGGCAGGTCACTCAGCAGGTGGGCGATGCGCGGGGCGTCGTATCCGGCGTCCAGCACGACCAGGACCTCCGGGTCACCCGGTCGCCACTGGCCGGCGGTGACTAGCCGCTCGACGACCTCGCGGATCTGCACCGTGGTCACGGCGGCGACGTCGGCGCCGGGCTCCAGGCGGACAGCGTCCAGCACCGCCGTCCAGGACGTGCGGCCGGTCTCCAGCGCAGCCACCACCGAGTACGGCCAGCCTGGCACCATCTGATGCTTGCCCTCGCCCCGGCCGAAGGTGTGGCAAAAGGCACGGTTGGCAGAGGTGTTGGCGTCCGGTCGCAGCCACGGCGAGACATCGACGGCCAGTACGAGCCGACCGTCCGCCGCCCTCGGCAGCGGCACCTCGGTCAGGGCACGACGCAGCCGTGCGACGTCGATCCGGCCCTGGTTGAGTCCGCCGTACAGAGCCCCGTGACCTCGGCGGTGTTCGGGCGCGAGCGCGAGATCAACCAGCGTCCGAACCGGCCCGTCCGTGCACAGCAGCGCGTCGCACAACTCGAACAACGCGTCGCCCCGCGTGGTCAGACACGCGTACAACTCCGACCGGAAGCGTGACACTTCCGCGAACGCATCCCGCAGGACGCCCTGATGCACCAAACTCACGACCACGGCCTTCGCGCTGATCCACTCTGTGACGGAGCACAGGATCAGACGAAGGCCGCCTACACGTCCGCCGAACTGCGAGAACGCTGATCAAGTTCGAGCCGCGTTCGACGCTGGACGTTAAACGACAAGGTCAGCGCTTGTTCGCGAACTTCCATGCCGTCGGCAGGGCGCCCATCGCCAGCGCCGCCTTGAGCGCGTCGCCGATGAGGAAGGGCGTGAGGCCGGCCGCGATCGCGGCGGTGGCGGACATGCCGGTGGCGAGGGCCAGGTAGGGCACGCCGATGGCGTAGATGATCGCCTCGCCCACCAGCATCGTGCCGGCCATGCGCAGCACCGAGCGGTCGGCGCCGCGGCGGGCCAGGGCGCCGACGACGGTGGAGGCGAGGATCATGCCGAGGATGTAGCCGAAGGAGGGCGCGACACCGGAGGAGGCGCCGGCGAACCACGGCACCCCGGCGATGCCCGCGAGGGCGTACAGCGCGAGCGCGAGGAAGCCGCGGCCGGCGCCGAGGGACGTGCCGACGAGCAGAGCGGCGAAGGTCTGGCCGGTCACCGGCACCGGGGAGCCCGGCACGGGCATGGAGATCTGGGCTGCGAGGCCGGTGAGCGCGGCGCCGCCGAGCACGAGGGCCGCGTCCCGGACACGGGAGGCGGGGAGCAGGTCGGCGAGGACCTGCCCGGCGCGGGCGGGTGTGGCGGCAGCGGTGCTCATGGGGACTCCGCGAGGGTGAGGGCCGGTGGGACACGGTGACGCTATCCCAGCGCCCTCGTCCCGATCACCGTCAGCCGTCCACAAAGGCGTGGACCGGCCGTTGGTCGGCTTCGAACAAAGAGTGCGGGTTCCAGCGGTACGGCGTGACGCCGGTCACGGTGATGAGGTGCCATGTGACACGTGAGGGCGAGACCGGTCATCTGTAGGTTTCCCCCAAAGCGTTGAGCCCACCGTCTCGCCCGCCGGCCGCCGTCCGGGCGGCCCGGGGCCGGGACGTTCTTGCACCGGGTGCCGGTCGCCGGGGACATCCCCGTCGGCGTCCAAGGCAAGGAGAGCCACGCCATCGAGGGCGACGCCTCGCGCTGCATGCCGGTCGCCGCCCAGCCACACAGAGCGACGCTACTGTCCGGATAGTGGGATGACTCTTCGTGTGAGCGGAGAGGCAACCGAGACTGGCGGCGTTTTTGCCCTCGTACGCCCTCACGCATAGGACGAGCCGCGCCCATGCCCAGCAGCACCACCCAGACGCCGACCGGCACGGACGACGTCTCCCTCTCCCACGGCCTGAAGCAGCGCCACCTGTCGATGATCGCCCTCGGCGGCGTGATCGGAGCCGGTCTGTTCGTCGGCTCCGGTGCCGGTATCGCCGCGGCCGGTCCGTCGATCGTGGTCGCCTACGCCCTCTCCGGTGTCCTCGTGATGCTGGTGATGCGGATGCTCGGCGAGATGTCGGCCGCGTATCCGTCGTCAGGGTCGTTCTCGGCGCACGCCGAGCGGGCGATCGGCCCGTGGGCCGGGTTCACCGCCGGCTGGTCCTTCTGGGTGCTGCTCTGCACGGCCGTCGGCCTGGAGGGCATCGGCGCCGCGAAGATCGTCAGCGGCTGGCTGCCGGGTACGCCGGAGTGGGCGTGGGTGGCACTGTTCATGGTCGTCTTCTGCGGCACGAACCTCGCGGCCGTGAAGAACTTCGGCGAGTTCGAGTTCTGGTTCGCGGCCCTGAAGGTCGCCGCGATCAGTCTGTTCCTCGTGCTCGGCGTCCTGGCGATCCTCGGCGTTCTGCCCGGCACGGAATCGCCCGGCACGAGCCACCTCACGGACTTCCTGCCCAACGGCGGAGAGGGCCTGGTCATCGGCCTGCTGGCCTCGGTCTTCGCCTACGGCGGCCTGGAGACGGTCACCATCGCTGCGGCCGAGTCGGAGAACCCCGTCAAGGGCGTGGCGAGCGCGGTCCGCACGGCGATGTGGCGCATCGCTCTGTTCTACATCGGCTCGATGGCCGTCATCGTCACGCTCGTCCCCTGGGACTCGAAGGAGGTCGTCGAGAAGGGCCCGTACGTCGCCGCCCTCGACGAACTCGGCATCCCGGGCGCCGGCCAGCTGATGAACGTGGTCGTGCTGGTCGCCCTGCTGTCGGCGATGAACGCCAACATCTACGGTGCCTCCCGCATCGCGTACTCGCTGGTGGAGCGCGGCCAGGGCCCGAAGGGGCTGGGCCGGGTCTCGGGCGGGGTGCCGCGGATCGCCGTGCTGGCGTCCTCGGTGTTCGGGTTCCTGTGCGTGCTGCTGAGCTACTGGCGGCCCGACGACGTCTTCGCCTGGCTGCTGAACATGATCGGTGCGGTCATCCTGGCCGTCTGGATCTTCATCGCCGTCTCGCAATTGCGCCTGCGCCGCCGCCTGGAGCGCGAGTCCCCCGAGAAGCTGGCCGTGCGTATGTGGGCGTTCCCCTGGCTGACCTGGGTCGCCCTGGCCGGCATGGCCGCGGTCTTCGTCCTGATGGCCCGGGAGCCGGACACGCGGGTGCAGCTGTACTCGACGGGCGGGATGATCCTGGCCCTGGCGGTGGCCGGGTACGC
It encodes the following:
- a CDS encoding amino acid permease — protein: MPSSTTQTPTGTDDVSLSHGLKQRHLSMIALGGVIGAGLFVGSGAGIAAAGPSIVVAYALSGVLVMLVMRMLGEMSAAYPSSGSFSAHAERAIGPWAGFTAGWSFWVLLCTAVGLEGIGAAKIVSGWLPGTPEWAWVALFMVVFCGTNLAAVKNFGEFEFWFAALKVAAISLFLVLGVLAILGVLPGTESPGTSHLTDFLPNGGEGLVIGLLASVFAYGGLETVTIAAAESENPVKGVASAVRTAMWRIALFYIGSMAVIVTLVPWDSKEVVEKGPYVAALDELGIPGAGQLMNVVVLVALLSAMNANIYGASRIAYSLVERGQGPKGLGRVSGGVPRIAVLASSVFGFLCVLLSYWRPDDVFAWLLNMIGAVILAVWIFIAVSQLRLRRRLERESPEKLAVRMWAFPWLTWVALAGMAAVFVLMAREPDTRVQLYSTGGMILALAVAGYAWQRVRARHQV
- a CDS encoding biotin transporter BioY, yielding MSTAAATPARAGQVLADLLPASRVRDAALVLGGAALTGLAAQISMPVPGSPVPVTGQTFAALLVGTSLGAGRGFLALALYALAGIAGVPWFAGASSGVAPSFGYILGMILASTVVGALARRGADRSVLRMAGTMLVGEAIIYAIGVPYLALATGMSATAAIAAGLTPFLIGDALKAALAMGALPTAWKFANKR